A genomic region of Brassica napus cultivar Da-Ae unplaced genomic scaffold, Da-Ae ScsIHWf_236;HRSCAF=403, whole genome shotgun sequence contains the following coding sequences:
- the LOC106424060 gene encoding uncharacterized protein LOC106424060, translating into MCFFDSRGDRNLTKVKRDVAWWMEAAPPRIIYPEKPSNTPVLETILEERETEEDDQEHDEEDL; encoded by the coding sequence ATGTGTTTCTTTGATAGCAGGGGCGACCGAAACTTGACTAAAGTAAAAAGAGATGTGGCATGGTGGATGGAAGCGGCTCCTCCACGGATAATTTATCCGGAGAAGCCATCTAATACTCCGGTTCTTGAGACTATTTTAGAAGAACGAGAGACCGAAGAAGATGATCAAGAACATGATGAGGAAGACCTTTGA